One stretch of Danio rerio strain Tuebingen ecotype United States chromosome 6, GRCz12tu, whole genome shotgun sequence DNA includes these proteins:
- the gpr34a gene encoding probable G-protein coupled receptor 34a isoform X1, which produces MSSTESLQSSSSVWDNRSMWSNRSCPLEEEALRLPLAVLYSLIFLFGLLGNLLALWVFLFLHRRRNSVRVFLINVALADLVLLACLPFRVLYHALGNVWTLGPRMCRVVGNLFYMNMYVSITLLGLISLDRYLKIMGSHRGRRWLRGRSWSLVTCGLLWGLSVLMAVPMMALAEGNEEPGKCYQYKQRKHARGKAYFNLLMVAVFWLVFVVLLVSYGQIARRLLRASQDKPHLPNAARYARTARKSFVVPLLFTVCFVPYHAFRGFYVASQLQDISCETRRLMDRTNEAVLLLSALNSCLDPVMYFLLSGSVRRATLQALAQCLRLHAEPPATNSSTTELRRTSVSHASTTAVLDTSRCSLGNITTLRSQHTDLHPHSEPCVHRSGLSD; this is translated from the coding sequence ATGAGCTCCACAGAGAGTCTCCAGAGCTCCAGCTCAGTGTGGGACAACCGCTCGATGTGGAGCAACCGCTCGTGCCCGCTGGAGGAGGAGGCGCTGCGGCTCCCGCTGGCGGTGCTGTACTCCCTCATCTTCCTGTTCGGGCTGCTGGGAAACCTGCTGGCGCTGTGGGTCTTCCTGTTCCTGCACCGGCGCAGAAACTCCGTCCGCGTGTTCCTGATCAACGTGGCGCTGGCGGACCTGGTGCTGCTGGCCTGCCTGCCGTTCCGGGTGCTGTACCACGCCCTTGGCAACGTGTGGACGCTGGGGCCGCGCATGTGCCGGGTGGTGGGAAACCTCTTCTACATGAACATGTACGTCAGCATCACACTGCTGGGGCTCATCAGCCTGGACCGATACCTGAAGATCATGGGCTCCCACAGGGGCCGGCGCTGGCTCCGGGGCCGCAGCTGGAGCCTTGTGACCTGCGGGCTGCTGTGGGGTCTGTCTGTGCTGATGGCGGTGCCCATGATGGCGCTGGCGGAGGGGAACGAGGAGCCGGGGAAGTGTTACCAGTATAAGCAGAGGAAGCATGCGCGCGGGAAGGCCTACTTTAACCTGCTGATGGTGGCCGTGTTCTGGCTGGTGTTCGTGGTGCTGTTAGTGTCGTACGGACAGATCGCTCGCCGTCTGCTGCGCGCCTCGCAGGATAAACCGCACCTCCCCAACGCCGCCCGCTACGCCCGCACCGCTAGGAAGTCGTTCGTGGTTCCGCTGCTGTTCACGGTGTGTTTCGTGCCCTATCACGCCTTCAGAGGGTTCTACGTGGCGTCTCAGCTGCAGGACATCAGCTGCGAGACGCGGCGGCTCATGGACCGCACTAATGAAGCCGTGCTGCTGCTGTCGGCCCTCAACAGCTGCCTGGACCCCGTCATGTACTTCCTGCTGTCCGGCTCGGTGCGGCGGGCCACCTTGCAGGCGCTCGCTCAGTGTCTGCGTCTGCATGCGGAGCCGCCGGCCACCAACAGCTCCACCACAGAGCTGCGCAGGACCTCAGTGTCTCACGCCTCCACCACCGCGGTGCTGGACACATCCAGGTGCAGTCTGGGAAACATCACGACACTGCGGAGTCAACACACCGACCTGCACCCGCACTCAGAGCCCTGTGTGCACAGATCGGGTCTGTCTGACTGA
- the gpr34a gene encoding probable G-protein coupled receptor 34a (The RefSeq protein has 2 substitutions compared to this genomic sequence) produces MSSTESLQSFSSVWDNRSMWSNRSCPLEEEALRLPLAVLYSLIFLFGLLGNLLALWVFLFLHRRRNSVRVFLINVALADLVLLACLPFRVLYHALGNVWTLGPRMCRVVGNLFYMNMYVSITLLGLISLDRYLKIMGSHRGRRWLRGRSWSLVTCGLLWGLSVLMAVPMMALAEGNEEPGKCYQYKQRKHARGKAYFNLVMVAVFWLVFVVLLVSYGQIARRLLRASQDKPHLPNAARYARTARKSFVVPLLFTVCFVPYHAFRGFYVASQLQDISCETRRLMDRTNEAVLLLSALNSCLDPVMYFLLSGSVRRATLQALAQCLRLHAEPPATNSSTTELRRTSVSHASTTAVLDTSRCSLGNITTLRSQHTDLHPHSEPCVHRSGLSD; encoded by the coding sequence ATGAGCTCCACAGAGAGTCTCCAGAGCTCCAGCTCAGTGTGGGACAACCGCTCGATGTGGAGCAACCGCTCGTGCCCGCTGGAGGAGGAGGCGCTGCGGCTCCCGCTGGCGGTGCTGTACTCCCTCATCTTCCTGTTCGGGCTGCTGGGAAACCTGCTGGCGCTGTGGGTCTTCCTGTTCCTGCACCGGCGCAGAAACTCCGTCCGCGTGTTCCTGATCAACGTGGCGCTGGCGGACCTGGTGCTGCTGGCCTGCCTGCCGTTCCGGGTGCTGTACCACGCCCTTGGCAACGTGTGGACGCTGGGGCCGCGCATGTGCCGGGTGGTGGGAAACCTCTTCTACATGAACATGTACGTCAGCATCACACTGCTGGGGCTCATCAGCCTGGACCGATACCTGAAGATCATGGGCTCCCACAGGGGCCGGCGCTGGCTCCGGGGCCGCAGCTGGAGCCTTGTGACCTGCGGGCTGCTGTGGGGTCTGTCTGTGCTGATGGCGGTGCCCATGATGGCGCTGGCGGAGGGGAACGAGGAGCCGGGGAAGTGTTACCAGTATAAGCAGAGGAAGCATGCGCGCGGGAAGGCCTACTTTAACCTGCTGATGGTGGCCGTGTTCTGGCTGGTGTTCGTGGTGCTGTTAGTGTCGTACGGACAGATCGCTCGCCGTCTGCTGCGCGCCTCGCAGGATAAACCGCACCTCCCCAACGCCGCCCGCTACGCCCGCACCGCTAGGAAGTCGTTCGTGGTTCCGCTGCTGTTCACGGTGTGTTTCGTGCCCTATCACGCCTTCAGAGGGTTCTACGTGGCGTCTCAGCTGCAGGACATCAGCTGCGAGACGCGGCGGCTCATGGACCGCACTAATGAAGCCGTGCTGCTGCTGTCGGCCCTCAACAGCTGCCTGGACCCCGTCATGTACTTCCTGCTGTCCGGCTCGGTGCGGCGGGCCACCTTGCAGGCGCTCGCTCAGTGTCTGCGTCTGCATGCGGAGCCGCCGGCCACCAACAGCTCCACCACAGAGCTGCGCAGGACCTCAGTGTCTCACGCCTCCACCACCGCGGTGCTGGACACATCCAGGTGCAGTCTGGGAAACATCACGACACTGCGGAGTCAACACACCGACCTGCACCCGCACTCAGAGCCCTGTGTGCACAGATCGGGTCTGTCTGACTGA